A segment of the Manihot esculenta cultivar AM560-2 chromosome 13, M.esculenta_v8, whole genome shotgun sequence genome:
TGATGTTCTTTAGAATGCAATAGGAAAGCAACACAGTATCTATTCTTCTCTTTTATCCATATGAGTAGAACTTACTTCTTCCCTCAAGAAGTCACCCCCTGCATTTCGGGTCAAAGCAGCCAGTGCAAACAATGGTATGCAGCATATAAGGCCAATGGAACCAAGAGTGCACATATAAATGATGAGGCCTTGTAAACCTGTCCAAGAAAGATGAACAGAATGGTTATGTCATTCTGATGGTAGGCGCCTCCTCTTGCCATAATCTGCATCCCTTGATCGAGACCTGTAATCTTCTTCAGGCACTGCTCGGGACCTGCTTTGAGATCTTGAAGAGGATTGCCCTCTATCCCAGTCATCCTCATAACCAGCGTCACGCCCTCTTTGTCGATGATCTCGGTAACTATCTTTTTCGTCCCGGTACCTATGTTCCCTGTGCTCTCTTTCAGATTTGTCCCAGTCATGCTCCCTCTCGTCACGATGCCTCCTATCAGAATTCCCCGACCAATCACGCTCAGAAACCCGTTCCTTTTCCCTAGAAACAGCACTTGACCGTGCTCCTTTTTCATGATTGACCTCTCCATAGCCATATTCAGAAGCCCCATCTTCACCACCATAACTTGACTCCCTTGTTCTTCGGCCAGGCTCTTCTCCCCATCCACCCATGCTAGTGTCAGACCACATTCCAGCATTAGGCCCATCCATTCCTGGGCCCATCATTCCCATACCATTAGGTGCCATTCCCCGACCAAAGAATGCTGGGTTGACATGAGGAGCCACCCCAGCAAATCCCATTGTATTAACAGCTGGAAATGAAGGAAGCATGCCAGGAAAACCGGGACCTGCAAATCCTCCGTAACCAGCCCCACGAGCCATATATGTTGGATCAAATCCAGCTCCCATCATACCCTGTGGAGGCATCATACCACCAGCAGGTCCACCAAAAGCAGGACCTGCTATGCCTTGTCCATAGCCTCCTCCATTGGCACCGCTTCCTAATCCGCCAGTACCTCCAACCATGTTCTTGGCACCCATGGTTCCTCTGCCCCTCATTGGTCCTCCACCCCCAGGCCCTCTATTGAGAACTCCTTGCCCACCTCGTCCCCACCCACCTCTTCCATAATTCCTCCCCGCATCTCCCCCTTGATAATTCATATTACCACCTCTGCCCGCACCATCATTCATAGGCCTTCTTCCCTGATTTTGTGACTGAGGTTGATTCTGGTTTTTGTTCATGTAAGAAGCCCCCATCTGCTTTAATGTTTGTGGAGAAGCAAAGGCCACAACACAAGCACGACCATTTAAAACATGCCCATTCATTCCCTCTTTGCATGCAGCCGCAGCTGCTGCATCATAAAATTCAACTTGACAGTACCCCTTAGATTTTCCACTAGCTCTTTCATCAAAAAACTTTATCTCCTTGACCCTTCCATACTGAGATAAAACGCTCTCAAGCTCTGCATCAGTTGTCCACCAATGTAATTCTCCCACAAACAGCATGGTTGGACCATTATCTATTGGTGGATGGATTTGATTTTCATTCATCACAGGATGATTGACGTCCATATTCATACTCATTTGATTAGCTGGCAACTGCTGAATGACTCGAGGACCACTGGCGCTAGAGTTTGGCAAAGTTGCAGGCTCACTGGCAATTTTTCTACTCATATCAGAAGGATCAGTCCCAATATTGGAGGGCACTGATGTCAATCCTTGGAACCCCATATTTTGGCCTTCAGAATCACGGGTCATCTCCATAACCCTTCCTTTTTGCGCAACAGAAGAACCATCTGGGTAACCAACAGGTCGCGTTTCTGGCCCCTTAACACCCATGGAAGATTCTTTCTGCTCATCAAAATGTGTCCCAGCATTAGAATATTTCCCTTCAATGGCAACCCCGGGATCATTTAGTCCTTGTGAACCACTAGTTTCAACTCTTGAACCATTAACATTCTGAGCTTGGAACCCTCCCTTACCCACACTAGCAGGTGGTGGTGGAACCTCAGATCGGTGCATCTGTAGGAAGTTCTCTCCAATATTCACATCATTGTAGAGATCATCGTACTCGTCATCTTCCCCCATCTCTTCCTCTGCAAGTGCAGGTATGGCACCACTTCCCTGATATTGCGTCTTCGGAGCTCCACCATATTCCTCATCCTCATAATCTATTTGTTCATCAGCCATTGGATCTGTTCAAACTGGCAAAGACATATCAAAATAAATTCTCTCTAGGTCAACCTATTTGAAAACAAAGTTCATAAAAAAGAGCAacaacaaatcaatctcaatacCGCACATAAACAAGACAAACAACTGGTGAAAGTCAAATATAACCACAGAAACAACACCAATATTTAGAAAACATAATATGTTCATGAAAAAGTAAATTCAGAAAGCATCTTGAGAATAAGAGAATTGAAATTTTAAGCAACCAAAAGACAATAACGGAGATCAACGTCAAAGCAAAGATGAAAAATAACTAATTATGAAACATTAGCTACCAGCTACTACAGACTCTAGAATCAAGAAGATAACCAATTACCTAACCTTAATACGGCAGCCAACCTCGCAAAAACTCATAAATCACGGCAAATTTCACTTACCCATGTCGTTGAAAAGCTAAGAACACGTAAATTCGAGCATTTGCTCCATAAAAACAATGAAAACGAAAGAGAAAAACGTATACAATAATACAAAATTACCCAGAAAAAAATTAGAACAGCCACTGCCTAAATGCGATGAAAAACTAGAAAAATCGTATATAGATATCATAAAATCGTGAACCCACTGTGGAAATCTAATTACCaaaaacaaaaagataaaacttcAGAGAACCAGTAATAATAACATTGCGGATAAATAACAGATCCCTCAGCTTCAGGAATCAAAATATACCGAAATAAATACAGATTCAAACAAAAAAAGTCCGCGACTCTGTTAATTCCTCTCCGTCTCAGCCACCAAGGAGGGTTTCCTTTTCCTTTGGTTTCTCTCCCCCTTCAACTCTGTCTTTATGATCTCCTTTTACTGTTTTGTCTGCATTTTCtcaattttatcatataaaGCTCCCTCAGGCTCAGCAGTGACACATTCCCCATGCATTGCCCCCCTCTCCCTCCCTCGGCTAGGCCTGGCCCAGCCCAGGCCTTGTGGATCAAACTTACATCTCTTGTTCCTAATATGGAGAATTATTATATAGTcctcaaatttaataaaattaactatttaattttttaattttaaaaaacacatttaaaatttttataatatctcagaaatattttaataaaatatttaaaataataaattaactagtgagttttattaaatttaagaaaCTAAAGAGTTATTTTCCCTTTCTTTTAATAGGCTTATATTTACCATATCAATTTTCcctttttgcatgatttttgctACTTTCTCAGTTTTCTATGTTTACTTTCAACGATGAAATCATAATTAACATGTAGTTTGAAatctgaaaaaaataattttatttacttattttttaataattttatatttaaaatgaaaatttttcattttttaatttaaaatttttattttaaaaaaaataaaattttattaattttacaagaatttatttaaatttatttttcaaaataaattataccgACTAaggaattagaaaaaaaaatgagtttttttttttttttttttggggggggttTCAAATTGAtcattcaaaatttaagatcataaaaaatgaaaattgtaCTAAAATTCACTggcttaatatatatatagatagatagatagatagatcagttgaatttttcttatttgatttaattttgagTAAGACTAATAACTTAAAACATCCTTATGCTTAGTCacaatcaaactttttaaaaaagaaaagaatggatACACTGTCACACTTGACATTGTCTTCAAAGATTATCTACCCTCCAAACAAGAGCTCAGATTGCCTTCCTTGCCCTTTTAATTCAAGGATACATCCATGGCCATGGGCAAGTGAAAAGCATCTCACTAAACAGGTAActgtgaaataaaaaaaatccaatgCCAAATCTTGCTGAACTCTTCCCCAACCCAAATTCATAAGAAATGCAGACAAGTCAATTCATACCCAACTACCCATGTGTCACCAAGAAGTGGTAGATTTATAGAACCTACCACTTGGATGACCATAGTTACACAAGGAATTGAACAAACGTACAATCCTTCATCCAAAAAGGTTAAATTAAGATAAGTCTCTAATTCCAACTAGTGGCCAATTCATACAAACGAATGAAATTTATATTATGGTGTTATAATCATTCACAAAAcaataaggaaaaggaaaaatggAGATTATCATAATCTAACTGAACTGAAGACTAAAATTTCAGCTCAACTGTGTGTACTAAATGACAGTTTCTAGCAACATAATTGACCTCCACCCTATAGACTTTGAGGGAGAACCAATGAAAGAATCAGTACAAgaaacccatcttctctgttaGCTTGTAGATTGAGAATCAATACTTTACACTGCCTCTTACTACCCATTAATATGGATGAACACCATACAGAGATGTAACAGGGAAGCGAACTGAGGCTATTTATGGGAGTGCAAAATAATGTCTTTGCAAGGAACATTGGCATCTGAATGCCCATCGAATCATCTGGCAAATCAGAACTTTGCATTAATACATTCCCTTGAAAACAGGATTGCTGCGGCATATGCTTGCTCCATATTCCTCGTATTCTGCTTTTGTGTGGCAAGCCTGCACAGGAGTAGAGCATTCTTTAAATTTGAAGTCGTAATCTGAATCAGAAATACATAACAAAGCCTGGTGAGGGTAATAATAAGCATGAGACATGGTGAAATCAACCCCAAAAAACTAGTATCACCTCATAATCCAGAGAAGACCCTTAAATCAAAGCTCATGCAAAATTACATGCTCATTTTCTATCAGCAATCATATTAACGGAAGTCATGACCAAAACAACTAAATTAATACAGCAATAACAAGACCTACAAAGCCATCTAAAGCGCACACAGCTGTTGATGTTTCCTTTTTTGATCTCAACTTAACCATAGATTTGAGCATGTATAGACAGGGGCATGTTTTCATTCTTCTGGatcttaattttgattataaaaaaaaaaaaaaagaagaacctCAAGGATTCCCAGAAACAAATGGAAAAGTCATAATCAGTAGTTCTTACAGAAAAAAATTCAGGTGTTGATGCGAGAACTGAACCTCCAAACCAAACAGCAAATCTCTGGATGGGATGACTGACTACATTAACTTCCACTGGTTGTGACTAGAAAACCAGAAACAGAGGTGCTCAGTCTTAGTATTTAATAATAGCTGCGCTGTAAAATAGAAGAAATAATATGCAGTTCAAAATGCTTACTTTTACTCCAGCATCCAGTTTAGCTTCAAAAGCAAGAGCCCTTgcatccacaatcttcttcAGATCCCTTTGCAACCTTTTACCAAAGTCCTTGAACATGGTTGATCCCCCAGATAACACTATATTCTGAGATGAAAGTGTTGCAGCAAGTCAAAGAAATATTCTATGAATGAAATAAGAAGATACATCATGACTGCTTGTGTGGATAACCAATCAAATTACCAATTAACAAATCTGTGAGAAGGTGTAACTCATGCCAAAGTttgacttttaaaattattaaaaaaaatgaccAAGGAGTGAAGAAAAATAAGacaacagtacatatctatTAGGCATTCAGGAAAGCAGTCCCATTCATAACGTCCAAGaccaaaaatacaaaaaaaaaaaaaggtttgtcCCGCTAAAATTTTCACATTATTTCCAACACTTGATTGTAATTCTCTTACCACAAATTGCAATATATTTCATCTATGGGCCAAAGTTGGCATCATTTTTTTTTGGTGTAGGTATAGTTCACCTTGTACAAAGCCCTCCTTGTATCAATTGGTGCAGACTGAATGCACTTGTCTATTACAGCTGATAAAGGAGTGGTGAAGTCACTGCTATAAATCTCTGGATTAAAGAATACCTGGAGAGCAAGTTAGCAAATCCTCAATGTTCAATATGTGCAATATGTGCTCTAGTGTTGTCCTCACATACTAAAAAAATTGTCAAATATACTTTTTTGTCTCCTCAAAATAAATGCATGAATCTAGTAAgtagtaaaataatttttcaaataaaccAAGTTATTCCAGAAGACTGGCTAAAAAAGCAAATTTAGTCCTGACTACTAACCAAACAAAGATCTTCAGATTCATATGGAATTAGAATAAGCCAAAAGGAATTATGGAAATCCCACATTGAAAATACACCTAGTGAAAGGGCATAACATAAATGGTTGATTTGTAACATTGAATTGGCTAGTTATTTTGACGTACACAGCTCAGTCTCTTATGTAAGCTTGTACTAAAATGAACTAGTCTGTGGTATTCCCAGCACTCTCTCCAAAAGCCAAATGTTCCAGGCATGCATTTGAATAATAGGAAATCTCAGTAATCACTTAAATGGGATGAATGCAGAACAATGCTGCTTCTAGGGTGCTATATAATAAACAGATTCATATTAACATTTAGTAAATTTTACGAGTTGTTTAGCTCCCATGGTAATAGAGGCTCCACAAGCAACTCCAACTGAAATTACTCAGGACGGCAACGTGGTATTAGCATCAAGTTTAGTAATAATCAAGACCTTGATTAAATTTGGAGAATCTGGGTAGTCATTCAATATGGCAAAAAGAAAAGGTAGAACAAACCTCAGGGCCAAGAAATCGTTCATAGCCAATGTCACAGGAGTATGGTGCCCCTGTTTTGGGTTTAATACCTCTCCATTGCTTAATATACTTGGCTGGTTCTTTGTCATGCTTGTTGTACTCCTGAAAGAGTTATCTTGTCACATAAGTCATGCATATGTAATAACTAGCAGGAAAACTGTACTTATTGAAATTGTGAAACTTTTGATGAAACTATGAAACCTCGCCCATATGTTTCACAAATCAATTAAACTCAAAATTTAAGAGGATAAAAATTACCTTCACAATGTCTGAACATGTGTAGCAATGCATTTCCTTCACCCGTCGAGCTACATCAAATGAATCTTCTGGTGGTACATTCTCTCCTCTTTCCTGCAACAAACAATTTTAAAAAGCAACAGACTAAAATTATTACCATACAATCCACAATTCTGTACGACAAATCAACACATTTCAAATTATCACTCTGAAGCCATTTAATGACTTCCATAAGTGAGGTGCGGTGTTTAAAGCATTTAAAAGCTAAACAAGGTCAGTAAACTTATCTATCTTCCGGCCAGGATTGAACCCATTGACTCATCGGTTTTTTATTCAGTAAAAAGACAAGCAGCTCCCAGGAATGTGATTACAGTAAAATGATAAGATCAGAGCACCACTTTGTACCTTTCCAACTAAgtttaaataattctttttctgaatttttttgAATTCTTTGTTTGGTTTTTAATGGTCAAACAAAATGAATCAATCAGCTAACCAGCCCAATTTTTTAGTACTGTGTGATCGATGGTTtgcattataattaaaaaaaaaatcaatcaatacttgataaaagaaaaataacaaaGTGTCAGGACACTATTTATCCATTAGACATCAAAGGCATACCCGCATCAGCTGTTGGATAAAGAGTGTGACGTCTTTTCCAGCAATAGGAATGGACTTAATGCTGCTCCCAATAACATAACCATCAGCAACAGGTACAACGTGACTAGCCCCATCTCCAACATCCACCACAACCCCTGTCATCTCACACTGAAGAGAATGGAAGTCAATCACAAAGGAAAAATATCACTACCTTGGACATTAAAACACATTGAGAACAGGCTCAAAAATGTAGTTAGATTTCAGCTAAAAATTAGAGGTATTTTTGTTAGGAGACTGAGATAGCAAAATATATGACCAAACTAAACACAATTTTTAACTATCTaatcatgaaaaatataaagaaaaaggaaaaaataatgtAGGCACATTCACAGAGTGCTAGTAATCCATatgaaaacacaaaatcaaatAGTGAACAACCAGAATCatcaattaaaattgaattacagTCCATTAGGCTAAATGCATCAACAGTTTATTTCAGATGCAAACATACAACAAGAAAACCAAAAAGCAGTGGACAGGGTAACTGGATAGAAAAATAGCAAATGGCTACATTCAATGATCTCAATATATTCGTTATCTAGCTCCATGAAAGCGTAGTTACTTCAAAATCCCTCTGTTCATAGAGAATGCTAGCAAAACTTTCAAAGCCTATACCTTGAGGCCTCTTTTCATGTACTTAATGTTGTGATTTCAGGATAAATTTTTATCAGTTAACATTCAATAAGGTATTGTAACCAAGCTACTACTCATAATACCAATCTATAAGCATTATGCAGAAAAAGCAATTGGCCCTGCAATAATATTTTGCAATGGTGCaaataatatcaaattaaatgCCCTCACACACTCAGGAGTTTAAAGGCCAAGGATAATCAATCCATCACATTGTTTAAAGCTGATTTCCAagtattcaaattaaaataataaaagtttaGTTCCACCAATAGTTTTAATCCCAAACAAGTCGAGGAGTTTTGTTTACTATTATTATTCTTATTGTTTTACTTTATGGGTGTGAGTGTACATGCCATGAACAATTCTAGCCTCAGGCACCACCAAGGATCACTGAACATTTTGGTAAAAAGTAACaaataatttaacaataaaaaaacaacatataatttaacaataataatattaaaatactaaaaaaaaataattattttgagaAAACCACATGTAACAATTTTATTTGTCTTTTAATTGTGTCCTCAAGGGCACTTCGGTGTCCATCAAAAGTCAAAATATCTACCAAATGTCCTTGTCCATGGACCATATAATGTGTGAAGGAGTGAAGGACAAGGTGTCCTCCAACCTTGCCTAGGTGGCGTCCTTGTCCTTCCACATTGTAGATGCTCTAATGGCATAGCTTACAGACCCtctctcaaaaacatgcatCCAAAGCCTACCTGTAGTGTCCTGAACCAAGCTACCACTCCTGATACTGATCTATATAAGCATTACGTACAAAAAAAGCAATTGGCATGCAATAATATTTTGTGCAGTGTTGCAAATAATACAAATTCAAAGCTCTCGTATGCTTGAGTTCAAACTAGAAATGCCAAGGATAATAATTCATCACATTGGATCATATTTAAAGCTGATCTCCAAGTGTTCAAACTAGCACAATAATCTTTAGTTCCAGAATAGTTTAGTCCTGAACTAATCaaggattattattattattattattttactttatgTGCGTGAGTGAACAAGACATGAATAATTCTAGCCTCAGGCACCACCAAGGATCAACAGATATGATGTATCACTACCTTCTACATTTGAGACATGTCCAAAGCCTACCTGTAGTGTCCAGAACGTAGTGTTCAATGGATTAAATAATTCATTCTGAGATTGACCCTTCCAACCAAAAGATAAATAtgaaggaaaaataaattcagtTACATTAATGCAGCTATGCATTACTTATGATATCTGATGCTAAATTACAAGAATTAAAGAACGAAGTTGAGCTTAATGCAGCAGATAACCTCGAGCATTTTCATACAGAAGAAACACAATTGTCCAGAAAGTGTTCGGCAAGAGGATGTGAGTCATATACTAGATAGGATCCTCAATCACGGTTAACTATTTCACATTCATTTTCATCAATATTCTCCTTCAGCTTCAGAAAACGCCATTTACATGCAATTAGCTTGCATATAAGTAGTAATGTAATAGCCATTTTCATCTCCAATTTCAAGTCCCAAAACCAATTGCAAAGCTCTAAATTCGACAAACAACATAACTCTGAAAATTTAAACCAGTCATTGACATACAATAACACATGCTTAATTCACCGctgtctttcttttttttttttaattcaatcgTCTAATGGAATTTAGATAATTGAAATTGGGGGGAAAAAGCCCTCAAAACCAACACACCTTAGATGTTGTGTACCCAGCCGCTAGAGCCAGCACCGAATTAACCGCAATATAAAGCCCAGGGACGTTAAATGTCTCGAACATAATCTCACCGGTGTATTCGCGACTCTCCGGTGCAGTAAGCGGGCTCTCGGTCAAAAGAAAGTAATGATCCTCTGGATCGCATCGTAAATAATTGAATATGCATTGCTGCCAGTACCTTTCCATAGCGTCCCAATTGTCAACTTGGCCATGTTCAATAGGATAGCGAAGATTATAAATACTACTCGATCTGTACTTGGCAAACGCCTCTTCTCCAATGAAAAAATCTAGATCGGCCATAACACCCGCGCTGTGCTGCGCAAGCCAATTCGCTTTTGAAGTTCTGGATTGATTAAGAAACGAATCGTTTAGAGCTACTACAGTAGGTAAAATAAAACAAGGCTCTACATTTCCAGCAAAACCCATTTTAGTATACCTGCAAAACAACCACAGAaccaaaccaaaaaaaaaaaaaaaaaatcacaattcAGCAAAAGCCCCAATTGGGAAATTTCATCAAACACCTTCCGTGCTCATCTacgtttaaaaataaaagagaaagataaatagaaaaaataccCGGTGCCATTGTCCATGACAACAGCAGGGCGAGTGGTCGGGTCCATGAGAAAGAGGGATGAGGGAGATGAAACGCAGGTGGAAAAAATGAAGAAGGATCTGCGAGGGAGATCCAATAAAGGGTTTAAGGGAGAGGTTCATGGTCGGGAAGTGCGCTTCGAGAAGCGCAAAAAGGAAGGCGAATTGGTGATGGCGATGAAAGGAGACTTGGATCCCAAGTGAAAGCAGCGACTCAACGACAATGGTAGCTTGGAGTTGGTGaagaataataacaataataatttacCCATCTCAAAAAGACCATATAAATTTTGTTCCTTTCATCAACTTGAGCATCATCATTACCACTCTCTCCCGTTTTCTAATCTAATCTGTGTCTGTGAATCTCTTTGGCTTGTATTCTTTTCTTGCCTATTCAAGCGAAACACAACAGCACCCGGCTCAACTCAACAGCACCCGGCTCAActttaaagaaaaaaacattatttgctcttatattatttttttatctaaaataaatttcatttcatGAAGAAAGTGGGCTCGGCCCATTTCATCATATGGTCTGAGAGAATTAAGTAGAAACACAGAAATTTCTCTCTACttcaacagagagagagagagagagagaaaggatttcttgaattttattatttaatcttgtATTACCAAAAGATTCATTCTCCCGTTTTCTTGGTTTTTTGTTGCAAGGATTTCTTATGGGAAGCTCAAATATTCATTCTTTAGCAAGCTTTGGCAAAGGACTGGAGTGAAGTTGGCTCGCTTATTGAGTTTAGAAAATCTAGAAAGATACAAGTGGACCATCAGAGACCACATTGCCTCCACCCTCCTTCTTGTTCAGTTTAGTGGATTTGTTGCTTCCCTTCCTCCCCTTTGTTGGGTTCTAAGGCCTTGGAAGCCTACTGATCTATGCCATTAATCATCGATTGATTGatttatctaaaataattaattaataaattttttaaagttttataaatattttaatatatattttaaaactattcctataaaacatttaataaatttttttataatatatgaacaaaatagtaattttctctCCGGTGAGATAGCATAAAACCTATGAAGCAGGGAAGCAATTGTGATTTGTACATTGGCAGCTtcactaaatatttttatgtttgaaCATTCTTGGTGACAGTGTTAAggtcaaattaaaataaatctaaaac
Coding sequences within it:
- the LOC110630229 gene encoding actin-related protein 3 isoform X2 → MDPTTRPAVVMDNGTGYTKMGFAGNVEPCFILPTVVALNDSFLNQSRTSKANWLAQHSAGVMADLDFFIGEEAFAKYRSSSIYNLRYPIEHGQVDNWDAMERYWQQCIFNYLRCDPEDHYFLLTESPLTAPESREYTGEIMFETFNVPGLYIAVNSVLALAAGYTTSKCEMTGVVVDVGDGASHVVPVADGYVIGSSIKSIPIAGKDVTLFIQQLMRERGENVPPEDSFDVARRVKEMHCYTCSDIVKEYNKHDKEPAKYIKQWRGIKPKTGAPYSCDIGYERFLGPENIVLSGGSTMFKDFGKRLQRDLKKIVDARALAFEAKLDAGVKSQPVEVNVVSHPIQRFAVWFGGSVLASTPEFFSACHTKAEYEEYGASICRSNPVFKGMY
- the LOC110630229 gene encoding actin-related protein 3 isoform X1, coding for MDPTTRPAVVMDNGTGYTKMGFAGNVEPCFILPTVVALNDSFLNQSRTSKANWLAQHSAGVMADLDFFIGEEAFAKYRSSSIYNLRYPIEHGQVDNWDAMERYWQQCIFNYLRCDPEDHYFLLTESPLTAPESREYTGEIMFETFNVPGLYIAVNSVLALAAGYTTSKCEMTGVVVDVGDGASHVVPVADGYVIGSSIKSIPIAGKDVTLFIQQLMRERGENVPPEDSFDVARRVKEMHCYTCSDIVKEYNKHDKEPAKYIKQWRGIKPKTGAPYSCDIGYERFLGPEVFFNPEIYSSDFTTPLSAVIDKCIQSAPIDTRRALYKNIVLSGGSTMFKDFGKRLQRDLKKIVDARALAFEAKLDAGVKSQPVEVNVVSHPIQRFAVWFGGSVLASTPEFFSACHTKAEYEEYGASICRSNPVFKGMY
- the LOC110629596 gene encoding cleavage and polyadenylation specificity factor subunit 6; this encodes MADEQIDYEDEEYGGAPKTQYQGSGAIPALAEEEMGEDDEYDDLYNDVNIGENFLQMHRSEVPPPPASVGKGGFQAQNVNGSRVETSGSQGLNDPGVAIEGKYSNAGTHFDEQKESSMGVKGPETRPVGYPDGSSVAQKGRVMEMTRDSEGQNMGFQGLTSVPSNIGTDPSDMSRKIASEPATLPNSSASGPRVIQQLPANQMSMNMDVNHPVMNENQIHPPIDNGPTMLFVGELHWWTTDAELESVLSQYGRVKEIKFFDERASGKSKGYCQVEFYDAAAAAACKEGMNGHVLNGRACVVAFASPQTLKQMGASYMNKNQNQPQSQNQGRRPMNDGAGRGGNMNYQGGDAGRNYGRGGWGRGGQGVLNRGPGGGGPMRGRGTMGAKNMVGGTGGLGSGANGGGYGQGIAGPAFGGPAGGMMPPQGMMGAGFDPTYMARGAGYGGFAGPGFPGMLPSFPAVNTMGFAGVAPHVNPAFFGRGMAPNGMGMMGPGMDGPNAGMWSDTSMGGWGEEPGRRTRESSYGGEDGASEYGYGEVNHEKGARSSAVSREKERVSERDWSGNSDRRHRDEREHDWDKSEREHREHRYRDEKDSYRDHRQRGRDAGYEDDWDRGQSSSRSQSRSRAVPEEDYRSRSRDADYGKRRRLPSE